The following coding sequences lie in one Sphingobium sp. KCTC 72723 genomic window:
- a CDS encoding urease subunit gamma, which yields MNLTGREKDKLLVAMAAMVARQRLARGVKLNHPEAIALITDHVVEGARDGQSVATLMASGGHVLTRDQVMDGIADMIHDIQVEATFPDGTKLVTVHRPIR from the coding sequence ATGAACCTGACGGGACGCGAAAAAGACAAATTGCTGGTGGCGATGGCCGCCATGGTCGCGCGGCAAAGGCTGGCGCGCGGGGTCAAACTCAACCATCCCGAAGCGATCGCGCTGATCACCGACCATGTCGTCGAAGGCGCGCGCGACGGCCAGTCGGTCGCCACCCTGATGGCCAGCGGCGGCCACGTCCTGACCCGCGATCAGGTGATGGACGGCATCGCCGACATGATCCACGACATTCAGGTCGAAGCCACCTTCCCCGACGGCACCAAACTCGTCACCGTGCATCGGCCGATCCGGTGA
- a CDS encoding urease subunit beta: MIPGEIIPAPGDIILNAGRAPITLTIANSGDRPIQVGSHYHFAETNPALIFDRKAARGHRLDIPSGTAVRFEPGQTRDVQLIPYAGDRIVIGFRGDVMGTL, encoded by the coding sequence ATGATCCCCGGCGAAATCATCCCCGCCCCCGGCGACATCATCCTGAACGCAGGGCGTGCGCCCATCACGCTCACTATCGCCAACAGCGGCGACCGCCCGATTCAGGTCGGCAGCCATTATCATTTCGCCGAAACCAACCCCGCTTTGATCTTCGACCGAAAAGCCGCGCGCGGCCATCGCCTCGACATCCCGTCCGGCACCGCCGTCCGCTTCGAACCGGGCCAGACGCGCGACGTGCAACTCATCCCCTATGCCGGGGACCGTATCGTCATCGGCTTTCGCGGCGATGTGATGGGAACGCTATGA
- the ureC gene encoding urease subunit alpha, which yields MPITIPRRAYASMFGPTTGDRVRLGDSSLLIRVEDDLTVYGEEVKFGGGKVIRDGMGQSQMSRADGAPDTVITNALILDHWGIIKADVSIRDGHIAAIGKAGNPDVQPGVTIPIGPGTEIIAGEGRILTAGGIDAHIHFICPQQVEEALNAGITTMLGGGTGPAHGTLATTCTPGAWHIGRMLQALETMPMNFGLMGKGNASQPAALIEMIRAGACGLKLHEDWGTTPAAIDCCLSVADEYDIQVAIHTDTLNEAGFVESTIGAFRDRTIHAFHTEGAGGGHAPDIIKLAGLPNVLPSSTNPTRPYTVNTIEEHLDMLMVCHHLDPRIAEDVAFADSRIRKETIAAEDILHDIGAFSMMSSDSQAMGRVGETIIRCWQSADKMKQQRGSLGTDDADSDNFRAKRYIAKYTINPAIAHGISHIVGSIAVGKLADLVLWSPAFFAAKPDMVIKGGSIAVAPMGDPNASIPTPQPVHYRPMFGGIGRAGALSSLHFVSAASIADGIAERLHLARPLEAVRNTRGGIGKASMILNDAMPDIQVDPETYEVRADGELLTCEPASVLPFAQRYFLF from the coding sequence ATGCCCATAACCATCCCCCGTCGCGCCTATGCCAGCATGTTCGGTCCCACCACCGGCGACCGCGTGCGGCTGGGCGACAGTTCGCTCCTCATCCGGGTCGAGGATGACCTGACGGTCTATGGCGAGGAAGTGAAATTCGGCGGGGGCAAAGTGATCCGCGACGGCATGGGGCAAAGCCAGATGTCCCGCGCGGACGGCGCGCCCGACACCGTCATCACCAATGCGCTCATTCTCGATCATTGGGGCATCATCAAGGCGGACGTGTCGATCCGCGACGGCCATATCGCCGCCATCGGCAAGGCAGGCAACCCGGACGTCCAGCCCGGCGTCACTATCCCCATCGGCCCCGGCACCGAAATCATCGCAGGCGAAGGCCGCATCCTGACCGCAGGCGGCATCGACGCACATATCCATTTCATCTGCCCGCAGCAGGTGGAGGAAGCCTTGAACGCGGGCATCACCACCATGCTGGGCGGCGGCACCGGCCCCGCGCACGGCACGCTGGCCACGACCTGCACGCCCGGCGCATGGCATATCGGGCGCATGTTGCAGGCGCTGGAAACCATGCCAATGAACTTCGGCCTGATGGGCAAGGGCAATGCCAGCCAGCCCGCCGCTCTCATTGAAATGATTCGCGCGGGTGCCTGCGGCCTCAAACTCCACGAAGATTGGGGGACCACGCCTGCCGCCATCGACTGCTGCCTGTCGGTCGCCGACGAATATGATATTCAGGTCGCGATCCACACCGATACGCTCAACGAAGCGGGCTTCGTCGAAAGCACGATCGGCGCGTTCAGGGACCGCACCATCCACGCCTTCCATACCGAGGGCGCAGGCGGCGGCCATGCGCCCGACATCATCAAGCTGGCGGGCCTGCCCAACGTCCTGCCCTCCTCCACCAACCCGACCCGGCCCTACACCGTCAACACGATCGAGGAACATCTCGACATGCTGATGGTGTGCCACCATCTCGACCCCCGCATTGCCGAGGATGTCGCCTTCGCCGACAGCCGCATCCGCAAGGAAACCATCGCGGCGGAGGATATTCTCCACGACATCGGCGCTTTCTCGATGATGTCGTCGGACAGTCAGGCGATGGGGCGCGTGGGGGAAACCATCATCCGCTGCTGGCAGAGTGCCGACAAGATGAAGCAGCAGCGCGGCAGCCTTGGCACCGACGATGCCGACAGCGACAATTTCCGCGCCAAACGCTATATCGCCAAATATACGATCAACCCGGCGATCGCCCATGGTATCAGCCATATCGTCGGCTCCATCGCGGTGGGCAAACTGGCCGATCTGGTGCTGTGGTCCCCCGCTTTTTTCGCGGCAAAGCCCGACATGGTGATCAAGGGCGGCAGCATCGCCGTTGCCCCCATGGGCGACCCGAACGCCAGCATCCCTACGCCCCAGCCGGTCCATTACCGCCCGATGTTCGGCGGCATCGGCCGCGCGGGCGCGCTGTCGTCACTCCATTTCGTATCGGCGGCCAGCATCGCGGACGGCATCGCCGAACGGCTCCACCTCGCCCGCCCGCTCGAAGCCGTGCGCAACACGCGCGGCGGCATCGGCAAGGCGTCGATGATCCTGAACGACGCGATGCCCGACATTCAGGTCGACCCCGAAACCTACGAAGTCCGCGCCGACGGCGAACTCCTCACGTGCGAACCGGCCAGCGTGCTGCCGTTTGCGCAGCGCTATTTCCTGTTCTGA
- the ureE gene encoding urease accessory protein UreE, with protein MLTAHTVLPHGHWSGPAADHIMLDHDARHRRRWVYTADHGTLFLLDLARATVLNHGDAVQLSDGRLIEILAAPEALVEVTATDPSAMIRLAWHIGNRHLPAELHPHAIRLRDDHVINAMLLGLGATVTKIHAPFTPEGGAYSGGGHDHGHHHHGHDHNHDHHHHDHAG; from the coding sequence ATGCTGACCGCCCACACCGTCCTCCCCCACGGCCACTGGTCCGGCCCCGCCGCCGACCATATCATGCTGGATCATGACGCGCGCCACCGCCGCCGCTGGGTCTATACCGCCGATCATGGCACGCTGTTCCTGCTCGATCTGGCGCGCGCCACGGTGCTGAACCATGGCGACGCGGTGCAACTGTCCGACGGTCGCCTCATTGAAATCCTCGCCGCGCCCGAAGCGCTGGTCGAAGTGACCGCCACGGACCCATCCGCGATGATCCGCCTCGCCTGGCATATCGGCAACCGGCATCTGCCCGCCGAACTGCACCCCCACGCCATCCGCCTGCGCGACGATCATGTCATCAACGCCATGCTGTTGGGGCTGGGCGCGACCGTCACCAAAATCCACGCCCCGTTCACGCCCGAAGGCGGTGCCTATTCCGGCGGCGGCCACGATCATGGCCATCATCATCACGGCCACGACCATAACCACGATCACCACCATCACGACCATGCTGGCTGA
- a CDS encoding urease accessory protein UreF yields the protein MAIIITATTITTITTITTMLADAALHRLLAWTSPSYPVGSFTYSHGLETAVEDGRITTAAHVTAYVEAVLARGGGWIDAVLFVHAHRAAQDDAAFDALSELAAAFRGSSETALESRQQGGSFLSVTRKAWPHPALDAFAARNGDHPIAHATVMALACAVHAIPLEPALHGWLHATAANLVSAGVRLVPLGQTDGQLALAALSHAIPAIAAKALATPLDDLGTAAPDLELASLSHETLYTRLFRS from the coding sequence ATGGCCATCATCATCACGGCCACGACCATAACCACGATCACCACCATCACGACCATGCTGGCTGACGCCGCGCTCCACCGCCTGCTGGCCTGGACCTCCCCTTCCTATCCGGTGGGCAGCTTCACCTACAGCCACGGCCTGGAAACAGCGGTCGAGGATGGCCGCATCACTACGGCCGCCCATGTCACTGCCTATGTCGAAGCCGTGCTGGCGCGCGGTGGCGGCTGGATCGACGCTGTGCTGTTCGTCCACGCCCACCGCGCCGCGCAGGACGATGCCGCCTTCGACGCCCTCTCCGAACTCGCCGCCGCCTTCCGGGGCAGCAGCGAAACCGCGCTCGAAAGTCGGCAGCAGGGCGGCTCCTTCCTCTCGGTCACGCGCAAAGCCTGGCCCCACCCCGCGCTGGACGCTTTCGCCGCGCGCAATGGCGATCACCCGATCGCCCACGCCACCGTCATGGCGCTCGCCTGCGCCGTCCACGCCATCCCGCTCGAACCCGCGCTGCACGGCTGGCTTCACGCCACTGCCGCCAATCTCGTCTCGGCGGGCGTGCGGCTTGTGCCACTGGGCCAGACCGATGGCCAGTTGGCGCTGGCCGCGCTATCCCACGCCATTCCCGCCATTGCCGCAAAAGCGCTCGCCACCCCGCTCGACGACCTCGGCACCGCCGCCCCGGACCTCGAACTTGCCAGCCTGTCCCACGAAACACTCTATACAAGGTTGTTCCGCTCATGA
- the ureG gene encoding urease accessory protein UreG, translating to MNPVLSGNNGPLRVGIGGPVGSGKTALTDRLCKAMRDHYNIAAITNDIYTREDAEFLTRSGALVPERIMGVETGGCPHTAIREDASINLAAVDTMSRKFPGLELIFIESGGDNLAATFSPELADITIYVIDVSAGDKIPRKGGPGITRSDLLLINKIDLAPFVGADLNVMDRDAKKMRGQRPFLFTNLKDNIGLPAVIDFIVATGGLRPFPAAI from the coding sequence ATGAATCCGGTTCTTTCTGGCAACAACGGTCCCCTTCGCGTCGGCATCGGCGGCCCGGTCGGCTCCGGCAAGACCGCGCTGACCGACCGCCTGTGCAAGGCGATGCGCGACCATTATAACATCGCCGCCATCACCAACGACATCTACACCCGCGAAGATGCCGAATTTCTCACCCGCTCCGGCGCGCTGGTGCCTGAACGGATCATGGGCGTGGAAACCGGCGGCTGCCCGCACACCGCGATCCGTGAGGATGCCAGCATCAACCTGGCCGCCGTGGATACGATGAGCCGCAAATTCCCCGGCCTCGAACTCATCTTCATCGAAAGCGGCGGCGACAATCTGGCCGCCACCTTCTCGCCCGAACTGGCCGACATCACCATCTACGTCATCGACGTATCGGCGGGCGACAAGATCCCGCGCAAAGGCGGCCCCGGCATCACCCGCTCCGACCTGCTCCTCATCAACAAGATCGATCTCGCCCCCTTCGTCGGCGCGGACCTCAATGTCATGGACCGGGACGCAAAGAAGATGCGCGGGCAGCGCCCCTTCCTCTTCACCAACCTGAAAGACAATATCGGGCTACCCGCCGTCATCGACTTCATCGTTGCGACCGGCGGCCTGCGCCCCTTCCCCGCCGCGATCTGA
- a CDS encoding ATP-binding protein — translation MDRAAYVLREKRLYNKWVASQTLEDYALRYTADSARRWSAGQVANTAIGATAFLACEAIGASITLTYGFANSVAAIAAAVALMFVIGLPIAYHAAKHGLDIDLLTRGAGFGYLGSTLTSLIYASFTFLLFSVEATIMAVALTAMTGMPMSIAYLVSALVVIPIALYGMSAITRFQNATQGLWIALQIAPIAYILWSGPAALSQWSRFTGQLGAPDGSVSLLYFGFALSTLLSLLPQIGEQADYLRFLPSAQKIGKGKWWAAMLAGGPGWTLIGGLKLLLGSWLAHYLIGSAASASDAASPTVMFQTIFTAMSGHAGLSLVLTGLFVIICQLKINVTNAYAGSIAWSNFFARLTHSHPGRVVWLLFNVLLALLLMEVGIFDAIEAILILYATVAAGWIGALAADLMISKPLRLSPAGIEFKRAHLYDINPVGIGAMLLSILMSGSAHLGLLGQLAQAFAPVIGMAVAFTAAPVIALITHGRYYIARRSHWADGAETKTCIICENAFQPVDMAHCPMYAAPICSLCCTLEARCHDRCKSDSRATQQAARWLERLLPGGIARHVHTPVGHFIAVMTLITLANAGIMSGVAWQFARRAPAAATQINSLMLGLFLLFSLIGGVIAWMIVLAHQSRRTAMQESEHHVQKLMEEVIAHDITGAELQKAKEAAESANAAKSRYLVSVSHEIRSPLNSIYGYAQLMERGHDIAPVEAAKIIRRSAEHLTNLVEGLLDISQVESGVLRISSETVRLAPFVDQIANMFRPQAQAKGIDFLFERPDQLPDFVRTDQKRLRQILINLLSNAIKFTRSGAVTFRVAYRSQMATFDIIDTGLGIAPDDLKRVFDPFERGSNPDAQRQKGIGLGLSITQALVQILGGDLSVVSEAGRGTQFTVRLMLGHVANPVEDAPPVDRISGYVGDRRKVLLIDDDPAQVAVLRGLLEPLDFTVMEALSGRAGLEIAAHEAPDIVLLDISMPGESGWDISRALRETLGGAVRIIMVSANAHEYHRGGDGQAAHDMFLMKPVDLDALLDAIADQLHIRWTGDAPLPPVPAPDDLTLPDLPEDALPILADIEHKAIIGHVRGIESSIRALEEAVPHARPLAARMLAHLDRFDLKGLIKIIRAVK, via the coding sequence ATGGACCGCGCCGCCTATGTCCTGCGCGAAAAGCGGCTCTACAATAAGTGGGTCGCCAGCCAGACATTGGAGGATTATGCCCTGCGCTACACTGCCGACAGCGCCCGGCGCTGGTCGGCGGGGCAGGTCGCCAATACCGCGATCGGCGCGACCGCCTTCCTCGCCTGCGAAGCGATCGGCGCGTCGATCACCCTGACCTACGGCTTTGCCAACAGCGTCGCGGCCATCGCCGCCGCCGTCGCCCTGATGTTCGTCATCGGGCTGCCCATCGCCTATCACGCCGCCAAACATGGGCTGGACATCGACCTGCTCACTCGTGGCGCAGGGTTCGGCTATCTTGGCTCCACCCTCACTTCGCTCATCTACGCCAGCTTCACCTTCCTGCTCTTTTCGGTCGAAGCGACCATCATGGCCGTCGCGCTCACCGCGATGACCGGGATGCCCATGAGCATCGCCTATCTGGTCAGCGCGCTGGTCGTCATCCCCATCGCCCTGTACGGCATGAGCGCCATCACCCGGTTTCAGAATGCGACGCAAGGGCTATGGATCGCGCTGCAAATCGCCCCCATCGCCTATATACTCTGGTCCGGTCCGGCCGCCCTTTCCCAATGGTCGCGCTTCACTGGCCAGCTTGGCGCACCCGACGGCAGCGTCAGCCTGCTCTATTTCGGCTTCGCCCTCTCCACGCTCCTCTCCCTTTTGCCGCAAATCGGCGAGCAGGCGGATTATCTCCGCTTCCTGCCCAGCGCGCAAAAGATCGGTAAAGGCAAATGGTGGGCCGCCATGCTCGCTGGCGGCCCCGGCTGGACGCTCATCGGGGGGCTAAAGCTGCTGCTTGGCTCCTGGCTCGCCCATTATCTGATCGGCAGCGCCGCATCGGCCAGCGATGCCGCCAGCCCGACCGTCATGTTCCAGACCATCTTTACCGCCATGTCGGGCCATGCCGGGCTGTCGCTGGTGCTGACTGGCCTGTTCGTCATCATCTGCCAGCTCAAGATTAACGTCACCAACGCCTATGCAGGCTCCATCGCCTGGTCCAATTTCTTCGCCCGCCTGACCCACAGCCACCCCGGCCGCGTCGTGTGGCTGCTGTTCAACGTCCTCCTCGCGCTGCTGCTGATGGAAGTCGGCATTTTCGACGCGATCGAAGCGATCCTGATCCTCTACGCCACGGTGGCTGCGGGCTGGATCGGCGCGCTCGCGGCCGACCTCATGATCTCCAAGCCGCTGCGCCTCTCGCCCGCCGGAATCGAATTCAAACGCGCCCATCTCTACGACATAAACCCCGTCGGCATCGGCGCGATGCTCCTGTCCATCCTGATGTCGGGCAGCGCGCATCTGGGCCTGCTTGGGCAACTGGCGCAGGCATTCGCCCCGGTGATCGGCATGGCGGTCGCGTTCACCGCCGCGCCGGTGATCGCGCTCATCACCCATGGCCGCTACTATATCGCCCGCCGCTCCCACTGGGCCGACGGCGCGGAAACCAAGACCTGCATCATCTGCGAAAACGCCTTTCAGCCTGTCGATATGGCGCATTGCCCGATGTATGCCGCGCCGATCTGCTCGCTCTGCTGCACGCTGGAGGCGCGCTGCCACGACCGCTGCAAATCCGACAGCCGCGCCACGCAACAAGCGGCGCGCTGGCTCGAACGCCTCCTGCCCGGCGGCATAGCGCGCCACGTCCATACGCCCGTGGGCCATTTCATTGCGGTCATGACGCTCATCACGCTCGCCAATGCCGGGATCATGAGCGGCGTCGCCTGGCAATTCGCCCGCCGCGCACCTGCCGCCGCGACTCAGATCAACAGCCTGATGCTCGGCCTGTTCCTCCTCTTCTCGCTCATCGGCGGCGTGATCGCCTGGATGATCGTGCTGGCGCATCAAAGCCGCCGCACCGCGATGCAGGAAAGCGAACATCATGTGCAAAAGCTGATGGAGGAGGTGATCGCCCACGACATCACCGGCGCGGAACTGCAAAAGGCAAAGGAAGCCGCCGAATCCGCCAACGCCGCCAAAAGCCGCTATCTGGTCAGCGTCAGCCACGAAATCCGCTCGCCGCTCAACTCCATATACGGCTATGCGCAACTGATGGAGCGCGGCCACGACATCGCGCCCGTGGAAGCCGCCAAGATCATTCGCCGCAGCGCCGAACATCTGACCAATCTGGTCGAAGGACTGCTGGACATATCGCAGGTCGAAAGCGGCGTGTTGCGCATCAGCAGCGAAACCGTGCGCCTTGCCCCTTTCGTCGATCAGATCGCCAACATGTTCCGCCCGCAGGCGCAGGCAAAGGGCATCGACTTTCTGTTCGAACGCCCCGACCAACTGCCCGATTTCGTCCGCACCGACCAGAAACGCCTGCGCCAGATCCTCATCAACCTGCTGTCCAACGCGATCAAGTTCACCCGCTCCGGCGCAGTCACCTTTCGCGTCGCCTATCGCAGCCAGATGGCGACGTTCGACATCATCGACACCGGCCTTGGCATCGCCCCCGATGACCTGAAGCGCGTGTTCGACCCCTTCGAACGCGGCAGCAACCCCGACGCGCAACGGCAAAAGGGCATCGGCCTTGGCCTGTCGATCACCCAGGCGCTGGTCCAGATATTGGGCGGCGACCTGTCCGTCGTCAGCGAAGCGGGGCGCGGAACCCAATTCACCGTCCGCCTGATGCTCGGCCATGTCGCCAACCCGGTGGAGGATGCGCCGCCGGTGGACCGGATATCCGGCTATGTCGGCGACCGCCGCAAAGTGCTGCTGATCGACGATGATCCCGCCCAGGTCGCGGTGCTGCGCGGCCTGCTCGAACCGCTCGACTTCACCGTGATGGAGGCATTGAGCGGGCGTGCGGGGCTGGAAATAGCCGCGCACGAAGCGCCCGACATCGTCCTGCTCGACATTTCCATGCCCGGCGAATCCGGCTGGGACATCAGCCGGGCATTGCGCGAAACATTGGGCGGCGCGGTGCGCATCATCATGGTGTCGGCCAATGCGCATGAATATCATCGCGGCGGCGACGGGCAGGCGGCACATGACATGTTCCTGATGAAGCCGGTCGATCTCGACGCGCTGCTGGACGCGATCGCCGATCAGCTTCATATCCGCTGGACCGGCGACGCGCCGCTGCCACCCGTCCCTGCGCCGGACGACCTGACCCTGCCCGACCTGCCGGAGGACGCGCTGCCGATTCTGGCCGACATCGAACATAAAGCCATCATCGGTCATGTGCGCGGCATCGAATCGAGCATCCGCGCGCTGGAGGAAGCCGTGCCGCACGCCCGGCCGCTCGCCGCCCGGATGCTCGCCCATCTCGACCGTTTCGACCTCAAGGGGCTGATAAAAATCATAAGGGCCGTAAAATGA
- a CDS encoding DNA-binding response regulator, translating to MTTPTPHSDTVLVVDDTPESLRFLTDTLEAANISVLIATSGEAALELLAHVTPDLILMDAVMPGLDGFETTRAIKQTPRGAPVPIIFMTGLTESEHVVHALEAGGVDYVRKPIVVEELLARVRVHMANARQTQGGHYALDATGRNLIAVGADGVLSWRTPGADRLMEALEPGWSRTDATLPTMLRAPVARLLPQDLPAGTTIKTESPGGDTVELIIVGRPRRDETLVRLNHLDPQADIARLQSHFGLTQREAEVLLWISYGKPNRVISEILVISPRTVNKHLEQIFEKLGVETRAAAAAFAVRVIAH from the coding sequence ATGACCACCCCTACCCCTCACAGCGATACCGTTCTCGTCGTGGACGACACGCCCGAATCGCTGCGCTTTCTGACCGACACGCTGGAGGCGGCGAACATCTCCGTCCTCATCGCTACCAGCGGCGAAGCCGCGCTCGAACTGCTCGCCCATGTGACTCCCGACCTCATCCTCATGGATGCGGTCATGCCCGGCCTCGACGGCTTCGAAACCACCCGCGCTATCAAACAGACGCCACGCGGCGCCCCGGTGCCGATCATCTTCATGACCGGCCTGACCGAAAGCGAACATGTCGTCCATGCGCTGGAGGCTGGCGGCGTCGATTATGTGCGCAAACCCATCGTGGTCGAGGAACTGCTCGCCCGCGTCCGCGTCCATATGGCCAATGCGCGCCAGACGCAGGGCGGCCATTATGCGCTGGACGCCACTGGCCGCAACCTGATCGCCGTTGGTGCGGATGGCGTGCTGTCCTGGCGCACGCCGGGCGCGGACCGGTTGATGGAAGCGCTTGAACCCGGCTGGTCACGCACCGACGCCACACTCCCCACCATGTTGCGCGCACCCGTCGCCCGCCTCCTGCCGCAGGATCTGCCCGCCGGCACCACGATCAAGACCGAAAGCCCCGGCGGCGACACCGTCGAACTCATCATCGTCGGCCGCCCCCGCCGCGACGAAACCCTCGTCCGCCTCAACCATCTCGACCCGCAAGCCGACATCGCCCGCTTGCAAAGCCATTTCGGCCTGACCCAGCGCGAAGCCGAAGTGCTGCTCTGGATCAGCTACGGCAAGCCCAACCGCGTCATCAGCGAAATCCTGGTCATCAGCCCGCGCACCGTGAACAAGCATCTGGAACAGATTTTCGAAAAACTGGGCGTGGAAACACGGGCAGCGGCGGCAGCCTTCGCTGTAAGAGTGATCGCGCATTAA
- a CDS encoding Ldh family oxidoreductase, translating into MAGVGERGGDDGMTHMDFEALVALLERVFVAHGVSRANAAILARNCAGAERDGAASHGLFRMAGYVATLRSGWVDGAAVPVVEDAGASFLRVDAANGFAQPALAAAAPLAMERARETGACVIAIRRSHHFGALWPDVEPFAEAGLVALAMVDSMAVVVPEGAQRPVYGTNPLAFAAPRGDGKIVVFDQAVSVMAHGDVQIAAREGRALPPGVGVDAAGVATTDPHAVLNGGALLAFGGHKGASIAMMIEIMAAALTGGLFSHEVDWSAHPGAQTPCTGECVILIDPARGGSGAGFAARVEQLVEALGEAGQARMPGDRRFAARERAMREGVPVSSEMLAGLEGN; encoded by the coding sequence ATGGCGGGCGTGGGTGAACGGGGCGGGGATGACGGCATGACGCATATGGATTTCGAGGCGCTGGTCGCGCTGCTGGAGCGGGTGTTCGTGGCGCATGGCGTGTCGCGGGCCAATGCGGCGATATTGGCGCGCAACTGTGCCGGGGCGGAGCGGGACGGGGCGGCGAGCCATGGGCTGTTTCGCATGGCAGGCTATGTAGCGACGCTGCGCAGCGGGTGGGTGGATGGCGCGGCGGTGCCGGTGGTGGAGGATGCAGGCGCGTCCTTCCTGCGGGTCGATGCGGCCAATGGCTTTGCCCAGCCTGCACTGGCGGCGGCGGCCCCGCTGGCGATGGAGCGGGCGCGAGAAACCGGGGCGTGCGTGATCGCGATCCGGCGGTCGCATCATTTCGGCGCGCTATGGCCCGATGTGGAGCCGTTTGCGGAGGCTGGTCTGGTGGCGCTGGCGATGGTGGACAGTATGGCAGTGGTCGTGCCGGAAGGGGCGCAGCGACCCGTCTATGGCACTAACCCGCTGGCTTTCGCTGCGCCGCGTGGGGACGGCAAGATCGTGGTGTTCGATCAGGCCGTCAGCGTGATGGCGCATGGCGATGTGCAGATTGCGGCGCGGGAGGGGCGGGCGCTGCCGCCCGGTGTTGGCGTGGATGCGGCAGGCGTGGCGACGACCGATCCGCACGCGGTGTTGAACGGCGGGGCGTTGCTGGCCTTTGGTGGGCATAAGGGTGCGTCGATCGCAATGATGATCGAGATCATGGCCGCTGCGCTGACCGGCGGGCTGTTTTCGCATGAGGTCGACTGGTCGGCGCATCCCGGCGCGCAGACGCCCTGCACCGGGGAATGCGTGATCCTGATCGACCCGGCGCGCGGGGGTTCCGGCGCGGGCTTTGCGGCGCGGGTGGAGCAGTTGGTCGAGGCGCTGGGCGAGGCGGGGCAGGCGCGGATGCCGGGCGACCGGCGCTTTGCCGCGCGCGAAAGGGCGATGCGTGAGGGGGTGCCGGTGAGCAGCGAGATGCTGGCGGGGTTGGAGGGGAATTAA
- the speB gene encoding agmatinase, whose amino-acid sequence MANDPLDLDALRRLYAGTGGADIHDPHFRDVAGLQFKNGDKRRWPFAQPSTLLDAPYIAGGLTRETLDALDVALIGVPMDLGVTNRPGARYGPRAVRAVDRIGPYEHALRIAPMNHLNVADVGDVPMQSRYDLSLCHADIEECYAMIGATKAIPLSVGGDHSITGSIMKGLAAARGPMGMVHFDAHCDTGGIYEGSKFHHGAPFREAVLAGVLDPRRCIQIGIRGGAEYLWEFSYASGMTVIHAEECARVGMDAVVAKARETVGTGPTYVTFDIDGLDPVYAPGTGTPEVGGLSTREALTLLRGLAGIDIIGGDVVEVAPEYDPTTLTAQAAAQMLFQLLCLVQLRA is encoded by the coding sequence ATGGCCAACGACCCTCTCGATCTCGACGCCCTGCGCCGCCTCTATGCCGGCACCGGCGGCGCGGACATTCACGATCCCCATTTCCGCGACGTCGCCGGGCTGCAATTCAAAAATGGTGACAAGCGCCGCTGGCCCTTCGCCCAGCCCTCCACTTTGCTCGACGCCCCCTATATCGCGGGCGGCCTGACGCGCGAAACGCTCGATGCGCTGGACGTCGCGCTCATCGGCGTGCCGATGGACCTTGGCGTCACCAACCGCCCCGGCGCGCGTTACGGCCCGCGCGCCGTCCGCGCGGTCGACCGCATCGGTCCCTACGAACATGCGCTGCGCATTGCGCCCATGAACCACCTCAACGTCGCCGATGTCGGCGACGTGCCGATGCAGAGCCGCTATGACCTGTCGCTGTGCCACGCCGACATAGAGGAATGTTACGCCATGATCGGCGCGACAAAGGCCATCCCCCTCTCGGTCGGGGGCGATCACAGCATCACCGGATCGATCATGAAGGGGCTGGCCGCCGCACGCGGGCCGATGGGCATGGTCCATTTCGATGCGCATTGCGACACCGGCGGCATCTATGAAGGCTCCAAATTCCACCATGGCGCGCCCTTCCGCGAAGCCGTGCTGGCAGGCGTGCTGGACCCCAGACGCTGCATCCAGATCGGCATCAGGGGCGGGGCGGAATATCTGTGGGAATTTTCCTACGCCAGCGGCATGACCGTCATCCATGCCGAAGAATGCGCGCGCGTCGGCATGGACGCCGTGGTCGCAAAAGCCCGCGAAACCGTCGGCACCGGACCCACCTATGTCACTTTCGACATAGACGGCCTCGACCCCGTATACGCTCCCGGCACCGGCACCCCGGAAGTCGGCGGACTTTCGACGCGCGAAGCGCTGACCCTGCTGCGCGGTCTAGCGGGCATCGACATCATCGGCGGCGACGTGGTGGAGGTCGCACCCGAATATGACCCCACGACCCTGACTGCGCAGGCCGCCGCGCAAATGCTGTTCCAGTTGCTCTGCCTCGTCCAACTCCGCGCATGA